From the Euphorbia lathyris chromosome 6, ddEupLath1.1, whole genome shotgun sequence genome, one window contains:
- the LOC136233681 gene encoding PKS-NRPS hybrid synthetase cheA-like — translation MHNHTMRMYPEGSRQMSGLSIASKQIVRDMSSAQAKPCAILAAVKEKHPEDNSVIKHIYNYRDKMRRDAFEGRDLASQFYHIAVENKYVNYTQVDSGVITHVFMAHPESVDMFRTYHWYIGIDSTYKTNKYKMPFVEIVGMTPCNNNFKIAYAIVKDETEGSYRWILQRLKILLGDDLNPTVVVSDRELGLLKPIQEVFPQAAHLLCTWHINKDVEDRVYRIIGDKGLASKFKNGKWRTILESLTIEEYETNLMMMKEKMSRFKGVISYVEETWLVHKEKFVVAWTKEFLHFGNTTTCRVESEHASLKQWLNTATGSLDTVWQKVHKQIESQATNIRYMLEQLRLRQAVTFTGRPLSQLVFKVSHYCLQLLNQELERMRGLSHEVYVRCGCVLRTSHQMPCASDP, via the exons atgcataaccatacaatgcgtatgtatccagagggaagtcggcaaatgagcggactcagtatcgcatctaaacaaattgtgcgtgatatgtcttcagctcaagcaaagccttgtgctattttagcagcagttaaagaaaaacacccagaggacaactcagtaattaaacacatatataattacagggacaaaatgaggagggacgcgtttgaaggtagagacctggctagtcaattctaccatattgctgtggagaacaaatatgtcaattacacacaggttgattcaggtgtgataacgcatgtgttcatggcacatccagagtcagttgatatgttcaggacttaccactggtacatcggcattgattcaacgtacaaaacaaacaagtacaaaatgccgtttgttgagattgttgggatgacgccatgcaataataacttcaagatagcgtatgctattgttaaagacgagaccgaagggagctatcgttggattttgcaaaggctgaagattttgcttggggatgatcttaacccgaccgttgttgttagtgacagggagcttgggttattaaagccgatacaagaagtttttccacaagcagcgcacttgctatgcacttggcatataaataaggatgtggaagatcgtgtgtatagaatcattggagataaaggccttgcctctaaattcaagaatggaaaatggagaacaatattagaatcattaaccattgaggagtacgagaccaatcttatgatgatgaaggaaaagatgagcaggttcaaaggagttatctcgtatgttgaggagacgtggttggtgcataaggagaagtttgttgttgcttggacaaaggagttcctacattttggtaacacaactacttgtcgagtggagagcgaacatgctagtctaaagcaatggctcaatacggcaactgggtctcttgacacggtatggcagaaggttcacaagcagattgaatcacaagcaaccaatataag gtacatgcttgaACAGTTGCGGCTTCGTCAAGCAGTCACTTTCACCGGACGCCCATTAAGCCAACTTGTATTCAAAGTCTCTCATTATTGTCTGCAGTTGTTGAATCAAGAGTTAGAGCGTATGAGAgggttgagccatgaagtgtacgtgcgttgcggttgtgtattgagaacatcgcatcagatgccatgtgcat ctgatCCCTAA